One part of the Bacteroidia bacterium genome encodes these proteins:
- a CDS encoding amidohydrolase family protein, producing the protein MPKISADYMYHPPQGLLRNHFLEVDDQGKILRLEKEDGDQDIIRYRGILCPGFINAHCHLELSFMKKHIPQGLGMTGFIGEIFAKRFSFTDAEQLNAIDGEMEKVWAKGTVGIGDICNTLNSLPAKLKHKYLFTYSFIELLGLDPMRVEAEMNKGQDLITDFETEGLKASISPHAPYSMSSELIREISRQHPERMSLHLLESQEERELFEEGRGAFVDFYRKVNLPYSGFGTNSALRHVIQEISTDQAILFVHNTEITEEELDQILSYFPHASFCLCPRSNYYIHKRYPDIRKFEQMTERICLGTDSLASNHDLDVFEEAKCVHKLEPDIPLEKILGWLTYQGAKAIGIQDQLGSFKLGSKPGVNLIQNLDMESLRLLDSSKTEKLF; encoded by the coding sequence ATGCCCAAGATCAGCGCCGATTACATGTATCATCCCCCACAGGGATTATTGAGAAATCATTTTCTGGAAGTAGACGATCAGGGCAAAATATTGCGCCTTGAAAAAGAGGATGGAGACCAGGATATTATCCGCTACAGGGGGATCCTTTGCCCCGGGTTTATCAATGCCCATTGTCATTTGGAACTCTCCTTTATGAAAAAACATATTCCGCAGGGCCTGGGGATGACAGGTTTCATCGGAGAGATATTTGCCAAGAGATTCAGTTTTACCGATGCAGAACAACTAAATGCAATTGATGGAGAGATGGAGAAGGTTTGGGCAAAAGGTACTGTAGGGATAGGGGATATTTGCAATACCCTCAACAGCCTACCGGCTAAACTGAAACATAAGTATTTATTTACCTATAGCTTCATTGAGTTGTTGGGCCTCGATCCTATGCGGGTTGAGGCAGAGATGAATAAAGGCCAAGATCTGATCACAGATTTTGAAACAGAAGGTCTGAAAGCATCCATTAGTCCCCATGCACCTTACTCCATGAGTTCTGAATTGATTCGGGAGATCTCCCGTCAACATCCCGAAAGAATGTCTCTGCATTTGCTGGAATCTCAGGAAGAGCGCGAACTCTTTGAAGAGGGGAGGGGAGCCTTTGTTGATTTCTATCGAAAAGTAAACTTGCCCTATTCCGGTTTTGGAACCAATAGCGCACTTAGGCATGTGATTCAGGAAATATCAACAGATCAGGCCATTCTCTTTGTGCACAATACCGAAATCACAGAAGAAGAACTAGATCAGATTTTGAGCTATTTCCCGCATGCAAGTTTTTGCTTGTGCCCTCGTTCCAATTACTACATACACAAGCGCTATCCCGATATTAGAAAGTTTGAGCAAATGACAGAAAGGATTTGCCTAGGGACCGATAGCCTCGCAAGTAATCATGACCTCGATGTTTTTGAGGAGGCCAAATGTGTGCATAAACTGGAGCCAGATATTCCCCTTGAAAAAATTTTAGGTTGGTTGACCTATCAGGGGGCAAAGGCAATTGGAATCCAGGATCAATTGGGAAGTTTTAAACTGGGCTCCAAACCAGGTGTTAACCTTATCCAGAATTTGGATATGGAAAGTCTGCGTTTGCTCGATAGCAGTAAAACGGAAAAACTTTTTTAG
- a CDS encoding DUF3109 family protein, translating into MGRRKKKQAYSGIIEIDDKLISADITDELFACDIAKCKGACCVEGDLGAPLEKEELQIMDEIYETVEPYMRAEGKKAVKAQGTYVRDFTGNFSTTLIEGKECAYVTFKNGIALCAIEQAFNDGKLDFQKPISCHLYPIRISSFKEVDRLNYDRWDICSAACNKGEREGIPVYKFVKNALIRKYGEEFYEVLAAIAKRREEEEI; encoded by the coding sequence ATGGGCAGACGAAAAAAGAAGCAAGCATATTCCGGCATCATAGAGATCGATGACAAGCTCATCAGCGCCGATATTACCGATGAACTTTTTGCTTGCGATATAGCCAAATGCAAGGGTGCATGTTGCGTGGAAGGAGACCTGGGAGCTCCCTTGGAAAAGGAGGAGCTACAAATCATGGATGAAATCTATGAAACTGTAGAACCCTATATGCGAGCTGAAGGGAAGAAGGCGGTTAAGGCGCAAGGGACCTATGTCAGGGATTTTACGGGCAATTTTTCTACAACCCTGATTGAAGGGAAAGAATGTGCCTATGTAACCTTTAAAAATGGGATTGCCTTATGTGCGATCGAACAGGCTTTCAATGATGGTAAGCTGGACTTTCAAAAGCCTATATCCTGCCATTTGTATCCCATAAGAATCAGTAGCTTTAAAGAAGTTGACAGACTCAATTATGATCGTTGGGACATCTGTTCTGCTGCCTGCAATAAAGGGGAAAGAGAAGGGATTCCCGTATATAAATTTGTAAAGAATGCCCTCATCCGAAAATACGGGGAGGAATTTTATGAAGTATTGGCTGCAATAGCGAAACGACGGGAAGAGGAAGAGATATAA
- a CDS encoding Maf family nucleotide pyrophosphatase, with product MIKLKAPLILGSQSPRRQQLLEEIGLDFEVIVRPVNEYAPAEMHPRAVAVMISENKAKAFDDLSPENIIVTADTIVALNGEVMGKPKDENDARDMLQKLSGRSHEVVSGVTVFHKGKFSSFAELTEVTFRKLSDYEIGYYIEHYEAMDKAGSYGIQDWIGKIGITRIEGDYYNVVGLPVSRLYQELLQYA from the coding sequence ATGATAAAATTGAAAGCGCCATTGATTCTGGGCAGCCAATCTCCCAGACGGCAACAACTACTCGAGGAAATCGGACTGGATTTTGAAGTGATCGTAAGACCTGTAAATGAATATGCACCTGCTGAAATGCATCCTCGAGCAGTAGCAGTTATGATATCCGAAAATAAGGCGAAAGCCTTTGACGACCTTTCTCCTGAAAATATTATCGTTACCGCAGATACCATTGTGGCGCTTAATGGTGAAGTAATGGGAAAACCGAAAGATGAGAATGATGCCCGTGATATGTTACAAAAACTTTCAGGACGTTCGCATGAAGTGGTTTCAGGGGTAACGGTTTTCCACAAAGGAAAATTTAGCTCTTTTGCCGAATTGACAGAAGTGACTTTCCGCAAGCTATCCGATTATGAGATTGGCTACTATATTGAGCACTATGAAGCGATGGATAAGGCGGGATCTTATGGGATTCAGGATTGGATCGGTAAAATTGGGATTACGCGAATAGAAGGCGACTACTACAATGTAGTGGGCTTGCCTGTGTCTCGCCTCTACCAGGAGCTTTTACAATACGCCTAA
- a CDS encoding nucleoside deaminase has protein sequence MLSIHKDEYFMRQAFLLAERAFEEDEVPIGAVVVSNFQIIGKGYNQTERLQDPTAHAEMLAITAACDFLQSKYLRDCTLFVTVEPCVMCAGAIKWAQLSRIVYAAREEKSGFSRHQPLLIHPKTQLSQGVMEYECAELMTKFFKQKRA, from the coding sequence ATGCTTTCCATTCACAAAGACGAGTATTTCATGCGACAGGCCTTCCTCTTGGCTGAGAGGGCCTTTGAGGAGGACGAAGTACCTATTGGTGCAGTTGTAGTTTCCAATTTTCAAATTATCGGAAAAGGCTACAACCAAACTGAGCGTTTGCAGGACCCTACTGCTCATGCCGAAATGCTGGCAATAACTGCGGCTTGCGATTTTCTACAAAGTAAATACCTTAGAGATTGCACGCTTTTCGTTACGGTTGAACCCTGCGTCATGTGCGCGGGGGCAATAAAATGGGCCCAGCTAAGCAGAATTGTTTATGCAGCTCGCGAAGAAAAGTCTGGATTTAGCAGACATCAACCCCTCTTGATTCATCCCAAAACCCAACTCTCTCAAGGAGTGATGGAATATGAATGTGCCGAATTGATGACAAAATTTTTCAAACAAAAAAGAGCCTGA
- a CDS encoding energy transducer TonB, protein MILLLFTVGMLVWVPAPVSYKNVSLQELNAQKVKFLTEKQQIHLVFKYEAHTDTIRSLEEYYQYLKMQTQEKGMKFAELASEEHFSPSPSKNNLVSAEESMTIAEFFASNSSADESMIPEGSFRGADFQDTDLAIEYDQPPLFPTGKRGLEKYIARTKRTPYIAKTRKIEGQVNLRFIVNVDGSISDIRIMKGMGYGCDEEAIRIVEEMPAWMPATKKSKAVAVYEALSIEF, encoded by the coding sequence ATGATCTTACTCCTGTTTACCGTGGGTATGTTGGTCTGGGTTCCTGCTCCTGTTTCCTATAAAAATGTCAGCCTCCAGGAACTCAATGCCCAAAAGGTAAAGTTCCTCACCGAAAAACAACAAATCCACCTCGTTTTTAAATACGAAGCACATACAGATACCATTCGGTCTCTGGAAGAGTATTATCAATACCTCAAAATGCAAACCCAGGAAAAGGGGATGAAGTTTGCAGAATTAGCTTCGGAAGAACACTTTTCTCCTTCGCCTTCAAAAAACAATTTAGTTAGTGCTGAAGAAAGTATGACAATTGCTGAGTTTTTTGCCAGCAATTCCTCTGCTGATGAAAGTATGATACCTGAAGGAAGTTTTCGGGGAGCAGATTTCCAGGATACGGATTTAGCCATAGAATATGATCAGCCACCTCTATTTCCAACAGGAAAAAGAGGGCTGGAAAAATATATCGCTCGAACCAAACGCACTCCTTATATAGCAAAGACCCGCAAAATAGAGGGTCAGGTAAACCTAAGATTTATTGTAAATGTTGATGGTAGCATTTCCGACATCCGCATTATGAAAGGGATGGGATACGGCTGTGATGAAGAGGCAATACGCATTGTAGAAGAAATGCCTGCCTGGATGCCAGCTACCAAAAAAAGTAAAGCTGTAGCAGTGTATGAAGCACTAAGCATTGAGTTCTAA
- a CDS encoding TonB family protein — protein sequence MIVLGLGLVAALSAGALYFILGSNKELKKYSIQELSKEKVTEIFDEDDSRIVVAHALGTDTIQNLNEYQSLVDLFEGSEIQPAFYQSSQDGSSEEDGFDEGPQEILQKFSIDISGSRAEGNQLIFTIEDYDPDINYTLSFGTGYKRKNVGRVSRYTYNSFGTYRLRLLASSPDRGSSIYTKSIRISRTQKETTPKENREVFAENNATPPAESETSVGQPQIIDGATRDINEEDRTEENTADDEQETENLSGIQEAEEPGPGEEDNPPVEEKEVAAEKLEDNITESNTSVPAPSPANTLSTPSVLFNADIMPEFPGGKNGLKRYFRKNYTYPQAARESGIEGTVFIRFVVKEDGSISDIAVLKGLGFGCDDEAIRLVRKMPKWIPGEHDGKRVSVYKTMPIGFKLFE from the coding sequence ATGATTGTACTAGGGCTCGGTTTAGTAGCTGCCTTGTCAGCTGGAGCGCTATATTTTATCCTGGGATCCAACAAAGAATTGAAAAAATATTCTATCCAGGAATTGAGTAAAGAAAAAGTTACAGAAATCTTTGATGAGGATGACTCCCGAATTGTTGTTGCCCACGCCTTGGGAACAGATACCATCCAGAACCTGAATGAATATCAGAGTTTGGTTGATCTGTTTGAAGGGAGTGAAATTCAACCTGCATTTTACCAAAGCTCTCAGGACGGGAGCAGTGAAGAAGATGGCTTCGATGAAGGCCCACAAGAAATCCTGCAGAAATTTTCGATAGATATATCCGGAAGCAGGGCAGAAGGAAATCAACTGATCTTCACCATTGAAGATTATGATCCGGATATCAATTACACCCTTTCATTCGGGACAGGATACAAAAGAAAGAATGTCGGTAGAGTTAGCCGCTATACCTATAACTCATTTGGTACCTATCGTTTACGTCTTTTGGCTAGCTCTCCGGATAGAGGAAGTAGTATCTATACCAAATCCATACGGATCTCCAGAACCCAAAAAGAAACGACACCCAAAGAGAATCGTGAGGTATTTGCAGAAAACAATGCTACACCTCCTGCAGAAAGTGAAACTTCTGTAGGCCAACCGCAAATCATTGATGGAGCAACCCGTGATATCAATGAAGAAGATCGGACAGAGGAAAATACAGCGGATGATGAACAAGAAACAGAAAATCTTTCAGGGATACAGGAAGCAGAAGAACCTGGGCCTGGAGAGGAAGATAATCCTCCGGTAGAGGAAAAAGAAGTAGCGGCCGAAAAACTGGAAGACAATATTACAGAGAGCAATACCTCTGTACCTGCCCCTTCTCCTGCCAATACTCTTTCCACTCCTTCTGTTCTTTTTAATGCGGACATTATGCCTGAATTTCCTGGGGGAAAGAATGGGTTGAAAAGATATTTTCGTAAAAACTATACCTATCCGCAAGCTGCAAGAGAGTCTGGAATTGAAGGAACAGTATTCATTCGCTTTGTAGTAAAAGAAGATGGTTCCATTTCAGATATAGCCGTATTGAAAGGTCTTGGTTTTGGTTGTGATGATGAGGCGATCCGTTTGGTGAGAAAAATGCCTAAATGGATTCCCGGTGAGCATGACGGCAAAAGAGTATCCGTTTACAAAACCATGCCGATTGGATTTAAACTATTTGAATAG